Proteins from a genomic interval of Verrucomicrobium sp.:
- a CDS encoding DUF4236 domain-containing protein translates to MGFTFRKSVRVGPFRFNLSTSGSGFSTGIKGLRVGTGPRGTYISMGAEGFQYRTYLPSSTRPNRIAVDPSRKTPSDYAGSYSHALQMAEARRVDMAALQDASSIQLLNELNERARRISWVKTLWLWVALILGGAGITAIFYPESSVPKPLVTAILWMFIPAWIGAYYVDLSRLEAVLMFDLSDQAAANYHALRQALETVSRCKEFQYIRARGRIDMPERKYHAGASAELDTRSVSFGFSLPPRIKANVTPYRLSTEQIDYYFFPDRILIRSNETYGAVLFDSLELEADLRRIIVRRAPADGKIVDRTWRYVNKGGGPDRRFSYNPELPVVEYSTLHITSGYGLDETLCFSQFIAAGYLKQALDTFKQALQVLRENERKRVARLAEQEAQTIEAKSQVQRMVANADPGVYLGFGQASYGPYEKPVIAEWVRLNQLQEGTLFWDSANQQWRPIAEFNS, encoded by the coding sequence ATGGGATTCACTTTTCGTAAATCGGTTCGGGTTGGGCCCTTTAGATTTAATCTATCCACTTCAGGATCAGGGTTTTCGACGGGAATCAAGGGTTTGCGGGTCGGCACGGGCCCTCGCGGAACTTACATTTCCATGGGGGCCGAAGGCTTCCAGTACCGCACGTATCTTCCTTCTTCCACAAGGCCAAATCGCATCGCCGTCGATCCTTCCCGAAAGACCCCTTCCGATTACGCAGGTTCATATTCGCACGCTCTCCAAATGGCGGAAGCGAGGCGGGTGGACATGGCTGCTTTGCAGGATGCCTCGTCGATACAGCTTTTAAACGAGCTCAATGAGCGGGCGAGGCGGATAAGCTGGGTAAAGACGCTTTGGTTATGGGTGGCCCTGATTCTCGGAGGAGCAGGGATAACCGCCATTTTTTATCCTGAGTCTTCAGTTCCCAAACCATTAGTGACAGCGATTCTCTGGATGTTTATTCCTGCCTGGATTGGGGCCTATTATGTGGATTTGAGCCGGTTAGAGGCGGTTTTGATGTTTGATTTGAGTGATCAGGCTGCGGCGAATTATCACGCACTTCGCCAAGCTCTGGAAACCGTAAGTCGCTGCAAAGAGTTTCAATATATCCGGGCTAGGGGCCGGATCGATATGCCGGAGCGCAAGTATCATGCGGGAGCTTCGGCGGAGCTTGATACGAGAAGCGTTTCTTTCGGCTTTTCCTTGCCGCCGCGAATTAAAGCTAATGTAACTCCGTATCGCCTTTCTACGGAGCAGATTGACTATTATTTTTTCCCAGACCGCATTTTGATCAGATCAAATGAGACGTATGGGGCGGTCTTATTTGATTCCTTGGAATTAGAGGCGGATTTGCGGCGGATTATAGTGAGGCGGGCACCCGCTGATGGAAAGATTGTTGATAGGACTTGGCGCTATGTGAACAAAGGCGGAGGTCCTGATAGGCGTTTTAGCTATAATCCTGAGTTGCCTGTTGTGGAATATTCCACTCTTCATATCACTAGCGGTTATGGCTTGGATGAGACATTGTGCTTTTCTCAATTCATTGCTGCTGGCTACCTGAAGCAGGCTTTGGACACCTTTAAGCAGGCGCTTCAAGTCTTAAGGGAAAACGAGCGGAAGCGTGTAGCTCGGCTTGCTGAGCAAGAAGCGCAGACAATCGAAGCAAAATCGCAGGTACAAAGAATGGTAGCCAATGCCGATCCAGGAGTTTATTTGGGATTCGGCCAGGCGAGCTATGGGCCTTATGAGAAGCCAGTTATTGCGGAGTGGGTGCGACTGAATCAGCTTCAAGAAGGAACGCTATTTTGGGACTCTGCCAATCAGCAGTGGCGCCCTATCGCTGAATTCAACTCCTAA
- a CDS encoding KamA family radical SAM protein, translating into MNTTAPRDPRRDFSPAPRQGWEHVSDADWNDWSWQLRNRLTTLRQIEERLPLTESEREGIVQASVRKLAVAVTPHFFSLIDREDPNCPIRRQVIPRKEELDYHAHEMSDPCGENHDMVAPGLVHRYPDRVLFLVTDRCAAYCRYCTRSRLVSGVGEQELEVDFEEALAYLRAHTEVRDVLLSGGDPLLLSDGKLRGLLSKLREIPHIEIVRIGSRVPIFLPQRITPELCAMLREFHPLWINVHTNHPRELTTEVRDALGRLSDAGVPMGNQAVLLKDVNDDADVLRILSQKLIRCRVRPYYLYQCDLIQGSQHLRVPVSKGLELMEQLRGHTTGFSVPQYVVDGPGGGGKIPLNPQYIIARTGESVLLRNFKGEIYEYTEGNPSASRTITPPIRHDLVAADAS; encoded by the coding sequence GTGAATACGACCGCACCCCGCGATCCGCGCCGCGATTTTTCTCCCGCCCCCCGCCAGGGCTGGGAGCACGTTTCCGACGCCGATTGGAATGACTGGAGCTGGCAGCTCCGCAACCGCCTGACGACGCTCCGCCAGATTGAGGAGCGGCTCCCCCTGACCGAATCGGAGCGGGAGGGGATCGTCCAGGCTTCCGTCCGGAAGCTGGCGGTGGCGGTGACGCCCCACTTTTTCTCCCTGATCGACCGGGAGGACCCGAATTGCCCGATCCGCCGCCAGGTCATTCCCCGGAAGGAGGAGCTGGATTACCACGCGCACGAGATGTCCGATCCCTGCGGGGAGAATCACGACATGGTGGCCCCGGGGCTGGTGCACCGTTATCCGGACCGGGTGCTCTTCCTGGTGACGGACCGCTGCGCGGCCTATTGCCGCTACTGCACGCGCTCCCGGCTGGTGAGCGGGGTGGGGGAGCAGGAGCTGGAGGTCGATTTCGAGGAGGCGCTGGCCTATCTGCGCGCCCACACGGAGGTGCGGGACGTGCTGCTTTCCGGCGGCGATCCGCTGCTCCTGTCCGACGGGAAGCTGCGCGGGCTCCTGTCCAAGCTGCGGGAGATTCCGCACATCGAGATCGTCCGCATCGGCTCCCGGGTTCCCATTTTCCTGCCGCAGCGGATCACGCCGGAGCTGTGCGCGATGCTGCGGGAGTTCCACCCGCTGTGGATCAACGTCCACACGAACCATCCGCGCGAGCTGACGACGGAGGTGCGCGACGCGCTGGGCCGCCTTTCCGACGCGGGGGTGCCGATGGGGAACCAGGCGGTGCTGCTGAAGGATGTGAACGATGACGCGGATGTGCTGCGGATTCTTTCCCAAAAGCTGATCCGCTGCCGGGTGCGCCCTTATTACCTTTACCAGTGCGACCTGATCCAGGGCAGCCAGCATCTGCGGGTGCCGGTGTCCAAGGGGCTGGAGCTGATGGAGCAGCTGCGCGGCCACACGACGGGCTTTTCCGTGCCGCAGTACGTGGTGGACGGGCCGGGCGGCGGCGGGAAGATCCCGCTCAATCCCCAGTATATCATCGCCCGCACGGGGGAGAGTGTGCTGCTGCGCAATTTCAAGGGGGAGATTTACGAGTACACGGAGGGGAACCCCTCCGCCTCCCGGACGATCACCCCGCCGATCCGGCACGATTTGGTCGCCGCCGACGCGTCTTAG
- a CDS encoding class I SAM-dependent rRNA methyltransferase, producing MDGTVHLGAGSRHRIREGHPWVFRNEIGRVEGSPPDGGTVLIRDAKGKPLGSGLYNSKSQITVRRYSTGTQELDRGFISRLLDEALAYRAALGSPFPAQRLFWSESDGLPGLILDRYGDALVLQTLTAATARLEPLIVELAVEKTGARAVVARNDVHVRALEGLPQEKKVLSGHYEPPTPLSILGVDLEIDLLAGQKTGLYLDQLENHAAVLAHAPGRRILDCFCNQGLFALAARRAGASLCDALDQSAEEIGRGRKAAEKAALSVGWIEANAFDWLREAERAGKQYDLIVLDPPPFARGKDQLAAARRGYHELHVRALRMLPRGGLLASYACSHHMGREMWREMLTEAAQDVGCSLRLVSALGQGRDHPVLLHVPETEYLKGFLVEKR from the coding sequence GTGGACGGCACGGTTCATTTGGGCGCGGGATCGCGCCACCGCATCCGGGAGGGGCATCCCTGGGTTTTCCGCAACGAGATCGGCCGCGTGGAGGGGAGTCCCCCCGACGGCGGCACGGTGCTAATCCGGGACGCGAAGGGGAAGCCGCTGGGCTCCGGCCTGTACAACAGCAAGTCGCAGATCACGGTCCGCCGCTACAGCACGGGGACGCAGGAGCTGGACCGGGGCTTTATTTCCCGCCTGTTGGACGAGGCGCTGGCCTACCGCGCGGCGCTGGGCAGCCCCTTTCCCGCGCAGCGGCTTTTTTGGTCGGAATCGGACGGGCTGCCGGGGCTGATCCTGGACCGGTACGGGGACGCGCTGGTGCTGCAGACGCTGACGGCGGCGACGGCGCGGCTGGAGCCGCTGATCGTGGAGCTGGCGGTGGAGAAGACGGGCGCGCGCGCGGTGGTGGCGCGGAATGACGTCCACGTCCGCGCGCTGGAAGGGCTGCCGCAGGAGAAGAAGGTTCTTTCCGGCCATTACGAGCCGCCGACGCCGCTTTCGATCCTGGGCGTCGACCTGGAGATCGACCTTTTGGCGGGGCAGAAGACGGGCCTCTACCTGGACCAGCTGGAGAATCACGCGGCGGTGCTGGCCCATGCGCCGGGCCGCCGGATTTTGGACTGTTTTTGCAACCAGGGGCTCTTTGCCCTGGCGGCGCGGCGGGCGGGGGCTTCCCTGTGCGACGCGCTGGACCAGTCGGCGGAGGAGATCGGCCGCGGCCGGAAGGCGGCGGAGAAGGCGGCCCTCTCCGTCGGCTGGATCGAGGCGAACGCCTTCGACTGGCTGCGGGAGGCGGAGCGCGCCGGGAAGCAATACGATCTCATCGTCCTGGACCCGCCCCCTTTTGCCCGCGGGAAGGACCAGCTGGCGGCCGCCCGCCGGGGCTACCATGAGCTGCACGTCCGCGCGCTGCGGATGCTGCCGCGCGGAGGCCTGCTGGCCAGCTACGCCTGCTCCCACCACATGGGGCGGGAGATGTGGCGGGAGATGCTGACGGAGGCGGCCCAGGACGTGGGCTGCTCTCTGCGTCTGGTTTCGGCGCTGGGGCAGGGGCGGGACCACCCGGTCCTCCTGCACGTGCCGGAGACCGAATATTTGAAGGGCTTTTTGGTGGAGAAGCGGTAG
- a CDS encoding AIM24 family protein, giving the protein MELPVLLPTSAQSETFAGITYHLDGNLVPALTILLDGERSVYFEHHILLWKHQDVKISIKPMKGALQRMFAGMQVFVTEAYGKGQVALSRDGPGQLFALHLKEGEEIHVREHQFVAATENIEYTFEWVTGLSNILFGKSGFFVDKFRARSGDGILWLHGYGNVFEKSLAAGESIDVEPGAWLYKSPETEMSTNLQKLMVGFVAGTSMMMNRFTGPGCVAIQTMPPPSPEPPPPPPANTAEKSR; this is encoded by the coding sequence ATGGAGCTGCCGGTCCTTTTGCCCACCTCCGCCCAGAGCGAGACTTTCGCCGGGATCACGTACCATTTGGACGGGAACCTCGTCCCCGCGCTGACGATCCTTTTGGACGGGGAGCGGTCCGTCTACTTCGAGCATCACATCCTGCTCTGGAAGCACCAGGACGTGAAGATCTCCATCAAGCCGATGAAGGGGGCGCTGCAGCGGATGTTCGCCGGGATGCAGGTCTTCGTCACGGAGGCCTACGGCAAGGGGCAGGTGGCCCTTTCCCGCGACGGCCCGGGGCAGCTCTTTGCCCTGCACCTGAAGGAGGGGGAGGAGATCCACGTGCGGGAGCACCAGTTCGTCGCCGCCACGGAGAACATCGAATACACGTTCGAGTGGGTGACGGGCCTTTCCAACATCCTCTTCGGCAAGAGCGGCTTCTTCGTCGACAAGTTCCGCGCCCGCTCGGGCGACGGGATCCTCTGGCTGCACGGCTACGGCAACGTCTTCGAGAAGAGCCTGGCGGCGGGCGAGTCGATCGACGTGGAGCCGGGGGCCTGGCTTTACAAGAGCCCGGAGACGGAGATGAGCACCAACCTGCAGAAGCTGATGGTCGGCTTCGTCGCCGGGACCAGCATGATGATGAACCGCTTCACCGGCCCGGGCTGCGTGGCGATCCAGACGATGCCGCCGCCCTCCCCGGAGCCGCCCCCGCCGCCGCCCGCCAACACCGCGGAAAAGTCCCGGTAG